The following are encoded in a window of bacterium genomic DNA:
- a CDS encoding AAA family ATPase — MAIWNRSDKHEDARRAYARGEAYFGRKDYMNAASAYHEAAQLDPDFTLAHRDEGISLGRASKVRESAAPLRIAFGQDRSDPLTMLAAIQAHFHLKETHEVLRYGRHLWESGLYLEVPEALPLVGHAMNESDDFIGARDVFRACVESSPDDMSARIGLATALRNLNDSEASVPHLLVVYNKGFREPAVLMMLAASLYDVGRYEESLRLYEQVLHGEESQLLQRESYRQMATAAEALYKQTGQDIYLERGFRYEMILTIGANDQQKACSDLIHRMLIANKFDLAIEFANCEVEDGAYLVAAELFAQIAFFLHEFVQSDGRDLELAARAAELNPDNEEHSQMHAAYELAHARQAEEPMSVAHAPEAGRGNATPAFGSGAPSSSNVGDMASELERATSNLSKMIGLESIKQDVARLVDTLQVEILRRESGMPASNLVLHTVFTGPPGTGKTTVARLMGGIFRALGLLEKGHVVEVDRAGLVAEHVGGTATKTAAQLESALDGILFIDEAYTLAKEGNDFGAESIDTILKFMEDHRDRICIIAAGYPDQMRKFLESNPGLASRFNRTFVFADYTPAELMELFELFASEKQYRLTHEARDKLQRYFDFAYRSRDRTFGNGRFVRNTLQEIVGHQSRRIIGRVAGAETAAEKQDLLSTLELQDIEATLDDAFEDSEHDEDLGDILAELNGLVGLERVKQDCADLMALIQTNRQRREMGLPAESVSLHAVFEGPPGTGKTTVARLLGRIYRKLGVLAKGHVIEVDRAALVAGYVGQTAIRTNEVIDRARDGILFIDEAYSLMGGGNDFGQEAVDTLLKRMEDERNRLCVIVAGYPEEMKRFIASNPGLESRFNNTIRFDDYDPVALSAIYRLLMDRAGYVHTEDAVRLVDDHLAVAHATRTRSFGNGRYVRNVCEGIRKAQARRLASLTEINQDALRTITADDVGLYSDTLRMHFGG, encoded by the coding sequence ATGGCGATCTGGAATCGTTCGGACAAACATGAAGACGCGCGGCGTGCCTACGCTCGCGGCGAAGCCTACTTCGGCCGCAAGGACTATATGAATGCTGCGTCTGCCTACCACGAAGCGGCGCAGCTGGATCCGGATTTTACGCTCGCGCATCGGGACGAGGGTATCAGTCTTGGCAGGGCGAGTAAGGTAAGGGAGTCGGCTGCACCTCTCCGCATCGCCTTCGGACAGGATCGGTCTGACCCACTGACGATGTTGGCGGCTATTCAGGCCCATTTCCACCTCAAGGAAACGCATGAGGTATTGCGCTACGGACGGCATCTCTGGGAGTCCGGTCTGTACCTCGAGGTGCCGGAGGCCCTGCCGCTGGTCGGCCACGCCATGAACGAAAGCGACGATTTCATCGGTGCGAGGGACGTGTTCAGGGCCTGTGTGGAGAGTTCGCCTGATGACATGTCGGCCCGAATTGGTTTGGCAACTGCCTTGCGCAACTTAAACGACTCCGAGGCAAGTGTTCCCCACCTCTTGGTCGTCTACAACAAGGGCTTCAGGGAGCCGGCCGTGTTGATGATGCTTGCGGCCAGCCTGTACGACGTGGGGCGTTACGAGGAATCCCTGCGGTTGTACGAACAGGTCCTCCACGGGGAAGAATCGCAACTACTGCAGCGCGAATCCTACCGGCAAATGGCAACCGCCGCCGAGGCTCTATACAAACAGACAGGTCAAGATATCTACCTTGAGAGGGGATTCCGGTACGAGATGATCCTGACCATCGGCGCCAACGATCAGCAGAAGGCATGCTCTGATCTGATCCATCGCATGCTCATCGCGAACAAGTTCGATCTCGCAATCGAGTTTGCGAATTGCGAAGTTGAAGACGGCGCCTATCTCGTGGCGGCGGAGTTGTTTGCCCAGATCGCGTTCTTCCTCCACGAATTCGTACAGAGTGATGGCCGTGATCTGGAGCTGGCAGCTCGTGCGGCGGAACTCAACCCCGACAATGAAGAACACAGCCAGATGCATGCAGCCTACGAACTCGCGCACGCCCGCCAGGCAGAGGAGCCCATGTCCGTCGCGCATGCGCCGGAAGCGGGGCGAGGGAACGCAACGCCAGCTTTCGGGTCAGGGGCGCCGTCATCGTCGAACGTAGGCGACATGGCCTCCGAACTTGAGAGGGCGACCTCCAACCTGAGCAAAATGATCGGGCTCGAATCGATCAAGCAGGATGTCGCCCGGCTCGTAGATACCCTGCAGGTCGAGATCTTGCGCCGCGAATCCGGCATGCCTGCGAGCAATCTCGTGCTTCACACGGTGTTCACTGGTCCACCCGGGACGGGCAAGACAACCGTCGCTCGCTTGATGGGAGGCATCTTCAGGGCGCTTGGCCTACTGGAGAAGGGACACGTCGTTGAGGTCGACCGGGCTGGGCTGGTAGCCGAGCATGTTGGTGGTACGGCCACGAAGACGGCCGCTCAACTTGAGAGCGCCCTGGACGGTATTCTGTTCATCGACGAAGCCTACACCCTCGCCAAAGAGGGCAACGACTTCGGCGCAGAGAGCATTGATACAATTCTGAAGTTCATGGAGGATCACCGGGATAGGATCTGTATCATCGCCGCGGGATATCCTGATCAGATGCGGAAGTTCCTGGAATCGAATCCTGGCTTGGCGTCTCGCTTTAATCGCACCTTCGTCTTTGCCGATTACACGCCTGCGGAATTGATGGAGCTGTTCGAACTGTTCGCAAGCGAGAAACAGTACCGCTTGACCCATGAGGCCCGAGACAAGTTACAACGATATTTCGATTTCGCCTACCGCTCACGGGACCGTACTTTCGGCAACGGACGTTTCGTCCGCAACACCCTGCAGGAGATCGTCGGCCATCAGTCGCGACGCATCATCGGGCGTGTAGCAGGTGCGGAGACCGCGGCAGAGAAACAGGATTTGCTGTCAACACTCGAACTCCAGGATATCGAGGCGACGCTCGACGATGCCTTCGAGGACTCGGAGCACGATGAGGATCTCGGGGACATCCTAGCTGAACTCAATGGTCTCGTGGGCCTGGAGCGGGTCAAGCAAGACTGCGCCGATCTGATGGCGCTCATCCAAACTAATCGCCAGAGAAGGGAAATGGGGCTTCCCGCCGAGTCTGTTTCGCTGCATGCGGTATTTGAAGGTCCGCCCGGTACAGGCAAGACGACCGTCGCGCGCCTGCTAGGGCGCATCTATCGCAAACTGGGTGTCCTGGCCAAGGGCCATGTCATCGAGGTGGATCGGGCCGCATTGGTCGCGGGCTATGTCGGACAGACCGCGATACGCACCAACGAGGTCATTGATCGTGCACGGGATGGCATCCTATTCATTGATGAGGCTTATTCGCTGATGGGAGGAGGCAACGATTTCGGACAAGAGGCGGTCGATACGCTGCTCAAACGGATGGAGGACGAACGTAATCGACTATGCGTAATCGTAGCCGGATATCCTGAAGAAATGAAACGATTCATCGCTTCGAATCCCGGTCTAGAATCGCGCTTCAACAACACGATACGATTCGATGATTACGATCCCGTGGCGTTGAGCGCTATCTACAGACTGTTGATGGA